One stretch of Malus domestica chromosome 14, GDT2T_hap1 DNA includes these proteins:
- the LOC139191467 gene encoding proteasome subunit alpha type-3, whose translation MSSIGTGYDLSVTTFSPDGRVFQIEYAAKAVDNSGTVIGIKCKDGVVMGVEKLIASKMMLPGSNRRIHSVHRHSGMAVAGLAADGRQIVARTKSEATNYESVYGEQIPVKELAERVASYVHLCTLYWWLRPFGCGIILGGYDRDGPQLYMVEPSGVSYRYFGAAIGKGRQAAKTEIEKLKLSELTCRQGVIEVAKIIYGIHDEAKDKEFELEMSWVCDESNRLHQKVPDELLEEAKAAAKAALEEMDAD comes from the exons atgagcagCATCGGAACAGGTTACGATCTCTCCGTCACCACATTCTCCCCCGACGGCCGCGTCTTCCAGATCGAGTACGCCGCCAAAGCCGTCGACAACTCCGG GACTGTTATTGGGATCAAATGTAAGGACGGCGTTGTTATG GGTGTGGAAAAGCTCATAGCGTCGAAGATGATGCTGCCCGGTTCCAATAGAAGGATTCATTCAGTCCATCGCCACTCCGGGATG GCAGTGGCAGGATTAGCTGCGGATGGTAGGCAAATTGTTGCTAGGACCAAGTCTGAAGCTACCAACTATGAAAG TGTGTATGGTGAACAGATTCCTGTTAAGGAACTTGCTGAACGTGTTGCTAGTTATGTGCATTTGTGTACACTATATTGGTGGCTCAG ACCTTTTGGATGTGGGATAATCCTTGGTGGTTATGACAGAGATGGGCCGCAATTATACATGGTTGAACCATCTGGTGTTTCTTAT AGGTATTTTGGTGCTGCAATTGGAAAAGGCAGGCAGGCTGCTAAGAC AGAGATTGAAAAGTTGAAGCTTTCGGAGTTGACTTGTCGGCAAGGCGTTATTGAAGTAGCCAAGAT CATTTATGGAATTCATGATGAGGCAAAGGACAAGGAGTTTGAGTTAGAAATGAGCTGGGTCTGTGATGAATCAAACCGTCTGCATCAGAAG GTTCCGGATGAGCTTCTAGAGGAAGCAAAGGCAGCGGCTAAAGCAGCATTGGAAGAAATGGATGCAGATTAA
- the LOC103454693 gene encoding L-2-hydroxyglutarate dehydrogenase, mitochondrial-like isoform X1, producing the protein MLKSTLDRIVRSHRNVTSSCSISISSISGVPKEKVDCVVIGAGVVGLAVARELALKGREVLVLDSAPTFGTSTSSRNSEVIHAGIYYPTHSLKAKFCVRGRYLLYKYCSEHNIPHKQIGKLIVATGSSEIPNLHNLMHRGIQNGVDGLVMMEGSEAMRMEPELACLKALLSPLSGIVDTHSLMLSLVYLSPLIPIWVQGEAENHGTTFSYNTTVIGGHIQQNHPCLHVSGTKTLENWNRKFPLQPEMILIPKLVVNSAGLSAPALAKRFDGLRTEHIPPSRLARGCYFTLSNTTICPFRHLIYPLPEDGGLGVHVTLDLNGQVKFGPDVEWIDGVDDVSSFLNKFDYSVCTNRKELFYPEIRKYYPNLKDGSLEPGYAGIRPKLSGPRQSPVDFQIQGEDVHGITGLVNLFGIESPGLTSSMGIAEHVATRFFRG; encoded by the exons atgcTGAAAAGCACATTGGACAGAATTGTGAGGAGTCATCGTAATGTTACTTCTAGTTGCAGTATCAGTATCAGTAGCATCAGCGGAGTTCCCAAAGAGAAGGTAGATTGCGTGGTAATAGGGGCAGGTGTGGTGGGATTGGCAGTGGCGAGAGAGCTTGCTTTAAAGGGCAGAGAGGTGTTGGTGTTAGATTCAGCTCCCACCTTCGGCACTTCCACCAGCTCCCGCAACAGCGAGGTCATCCATGCCGGCATCTACTACCCGACCCATTCCCTCAAG GCGAAGTTTTGTGTTAGGGGAAGATATTTACTGTACAAATATTGCTCTGAACACAATATTCCTCATAAACAAATTGGTAAACTCATAGTTGCAACTGGGTCTTCTGAGATTCCCAATTTGCATAATCTAATGCATCGCGGGATTCAAAATGGAGTTGATGGTTTGGTAATGATGGAGGGTTCAGAAGCCATGAGAATGGAACCTGAATTGGCATGTTTGAAAGCCTTACTATCACCGCTTTCTGGGATTGTGGATACACATTCGCTCATGCTATCTTTGGTG TATCTATCACCGTTAATCCCCATATGGGTGCAGGGAGAAGCTGAAAATCATGGCACAACCTTCTCCTATAATACTACTGTTATTGGTGGCCATATTCAACAAAATCATCCATGCCTTCATGTTTCTGGAACCAAAACCCTTGAAAATTGGAATAGAAAGTTTCCATTGCAACCAGAGATGATACTTATTCCTAAACTCGTTGTGAACTCTGCCGGCTTAAGTGCCCCTGCCCTTGCAAAGCGATTTGATGGCCTCCGAACTGAACATATTCCTCCTTCCCGTTTGGCTCGTGGATGCTACTTCACTTTATCAAATACTACAATCTGTCCGTTCAGACACTTGATTTATCCTCTACCAGAGGATGGTGGACTTGGTGTGCATGTTACCCTGGATTTAAATGGTCAGGTCAAGTTTGGCcctgatgtagaatggattgaTGGTGTTGATGATGTTTCAAGCTTCCTGAATAA GTTTGACTATTCTGTATGTACGAATCGCAAAGAGCTATTTTACCCAGAGATAAGGAAGTACTACCCAAATCTAAAGGATGGGTCTCTTGAGCCAGGCTATGCAGGGATTCGACCGAAGCTTTCAGGTCCTCGACAGTCTCCAGTTGATTTTCAGATACAG GGGGAGGATGTTCATGGGATAACTGGTCTCGTCAACCTTTTTGGAATAGAGTCGCCCGGTTTAACTTCAAGCATGGGAATTGCAGAGCACGTAGCAACGAGATTCTTCAGGGGGTAA
- the LOC103454693 gene encoding L-2-hydroxyglutarate dehydrogenase, mitochondrial-like isoform X2 codes for MLKSTLDRIVRSHRNVTSSCSISISSISGVPKEKVDCVVIGAGVVGLAVARELALKGREVLVLDSAPTFGTSTSSRNSEVIHAGIYYPTHSLKAKFCVRGRYLLYKYCSEHNIPHKQIGKLIVATGSSEIPNLHNLMHRGIQNGVDGLVMMEGSEAMRMEPELACLKALLSPLSGIVDTHSLMLSLVGEAENHGTTFSYNTTVIGGHIQQNHPCLHVSGTKTLENWNRKFPLQPEMILIPKLVVNSAGLSAPALAKRFDGLRTEHIPPSRLARGCYFTLSNTTICPFRHLIYPLPEDGGLGVHVTLDLNGQVKFGPDVEWIDGVDDVSSFLNKFDYSVCTNRKELFYPEIRKYYPNLKDGSLEPGYAGIRPKLSGPRQSPVDFQIQGEDVHGITGLVNLFGIESPGLTSSMGIAEHVATRFFRG; via the exons atgcTGAAAAGCACATTGGACAGAATTGTGAGGAGTCATCGTAATGTTACTTCTAGTTGCAGTATCAGTATCAGTAGCATCAGCGGAGTTCCCAAAGAGAAGGTAGATTGCGTGGTAATAGGGGCAGGTGTGGTGGGATTGGCAGTGGCGAGAGAGCTTGCTTTAAAGGGCAGAGAGGTGTTGGTGTTAGATTCAGCTCCCACCTTCGGCACTTCCACCAGCTCCCGCAACAGCGAGGTCATCCATGCCGGCATCTACTACCCGACCCATTCCCTCAAG GCGAAGTTTTGTGTTAGGGGAAGATATTTACTGTACAAATATTGCTCTGAACACAATATTCCTCATAAACAAATTGGTAAACTCATAGTTGCAACTGGGTCTTCTGAGATTCCCAATTTGCATAATCTAATGCATCGCGGGATTCAAAATGGAGTTGATGGTTTGGTAATGATGGAGGGTTCAGAAGCCATGAGAATGGAACCTGAATTGGCATGTTTGAAAGCCTTACTATCACCGCTTTCTGGGATTGTGGATACACATTCGCTCATGCTATCTTTGGTG GGAGAAGCTGAAAATCATGGCACAACCTTCTCCTATAATACTACTGTTATTGGTGGCCATATTCAACAAAATCATCCATGCCTTCATGTTTCTGGAACCAAAACCCTTGAAAATTGGAATAGAAAGTTTCCATTGCAACCAGAGATGATACTTATTCCTAAACTCGTTGTGAACTCTGCCGGCTTAAGTGCCCCTGCCCTTGCAAAGCGATTTGATGGCCTCCGAACTGAACATATTCCTCCTTCCCGTTTGGCTCGTGGATGCTACTTCACTTTATCAAATACTACAATCTGTCCGTTCAGACACTTGATTTATCCTCTACCAGAGGATGGTGGACTTGGTGTGCATGTTACCCTGGATTTAAATGGTCAGGTCAAGTTTGGCcctgatgtagaatggattgaTGGTGTTGATGATGTTTCAAGCTTCCTGAATAA GTTTGACTATTCTGTATGTACGAATCGCAAAGAGCTATTTTACCCAGAGATAAGGAAGTACTACCCAAATCTAAAGGATGGGTCTCTTGAGCCAGGCTATGCAGGGATTCGACCGAAGCTTTCAGGTCCTCGACAGTCTCCAGTTGATTTTCAGATACAG GGGGAGGATGTTCATGGGATAACTGGTCTCGTCAACCTTTTTGGAATAGAGTCGCCCGGTTTAACTTCAAGCATGGGAATTGCAGAGCACGTAGCAACGAGATTCTTCAGGGGGTAA